Below is a window of Prosthecobacter algae DNA.
CCCAGGCGGCGGCGGCTGATGAGGCCCGCCTCTTCAAGCACGCGCAGGTGCTTGGAGACGGCGGGCAGGGACATGGCGTGGGGTTTGGCCAGATCCGTCACACAGCAGTCACCCCGCGAAAGGTGGTCCAATAGGCTGCGACGGGTGGGATCCGCGAGGGCGGCAAAGGTAAGATTCAAAATTCCGGCCTGACATTTAACCATGTGGTTAAATATTGCGTTCAACAAAAAGAGCAAGAGCTCTTTTCTGAACAATGGCTGCCCGCGCTTGTTACGAGACCACCACCGGATTTTCCCGCTTCCAGCCTTCCCATTCGTCGCGCCGTTCTTTACCATGCCGCGCATGAACCGCCAAACTGCCGCCGACTTTGATCAGGATCTCCTCAATCTGTATGACGACTATGCCCATGGCCGCGTGGACCGGCGGGGCTTTTTGGAGCGCGCCTCCCGGTTCGCCGTAGGCGGCATTACGGCGGCGGCTCTGCTGGAAATGCTCAGCCCCAATTATGCCCTGGCCGAGCAGGTGGCAAAGGACGATCCACGCATCCAGGCTGCCTATGCGGAGTATGATTCGCCCCAGGGGGCAGGCAAGATGCGCGGCCTGCTGGTAAAGCCCGCCAAGGCGGAGGACAAGCTTCCTGGCGTCCTGGTCATCCATGAAAACCGGGGCCTCAATCCTTACATCGAGGACGTGGCCCGCCGGGTGGCCGTGGCAGGCTATGTGGCCTTTGCTCCCGATGCCCTTTTCCCTCTCGGCGGTTATCCTGGCAGTGATGATAAGGGGCGTGAGATGCAGGCCAAACGCGACCCCGCGCAGATGACCGAGGACTTCATTGCCGCCGCCCAATGGCTGGCCGCACATGACGGTTGCAATGGCAAGGTGGGCGTGGTCGGCTTCTGCTACGGAGGTGGCATGTCAAACACACTTGCGGTTAGGTTGCCAGACGTCATTCTTGCTGCCGTCCCTTTCTACGGCCGCCAGCCCGCCGCCGAGGATGTGCCCAAGATCAAAGCCGCCCTGCTGATCCACAACGCAGAGATGGACCAGAAGGTCAACGAAGGCTGGCCAGCCTACGAAGCCGAGCTGAAAAAGGCCAATGTCCGCTACACCGCCCACATGTATCCGGGTGCCAATCACGGCTTCCACAATGACACGACGCCTCGTTACGATGCCGCCGCTGCCAAACTGGCCTGGGAGAGGACCCTTGCTTTCTTCAACGAGACCCTCAAGGCTGGCTGAACTCTCTCTTTCTGGCGGTCTCTGAGCACCGTGATGCGAATTACAATCCGTTCGCGGCCATGCTTCTCCGTGAACTTGAATTCCGCCGTTCTTGTGGGTAGCTGATCTTCACCCCCATTCACCATGCCTCACGTCCCTGGTCTCCGCAGTTGCTACGCCAAAGTCGGCCGCCTCATCCACTTTGGCCGCATGCTGGATAAGATTCGCCTCCATGCCCAGGGCAAGCTTCCTGCCGACTACGTACCCCTCGTCGGCGATAGCCAGGTTTACAC
It encodes the following:
- a CDS encoding metalloregulator ArsR/SmtB family transcription factor, which encodes MNLTFAALADPTRRSLLDHLSRGDCCVTDLAKPHAMSLPAVSKHLRVLEEAGLISRRRLGRVHSLSLNAGPMQQAQAWMESYRRHWEASFDRLDTYLAELQAHPPQTPTDLPTL
- the yghX gene encoding YghX family hydrolase; the protein is MNRQTAADFDQDLLNLYDDYAHGRVDRRGFLERASRFAVGGITAAALLEMLSPNYALAEQVAKDDPRIQAAYAEYDSPQGAGKMRGLLVKPAKAEDKLPGVLVIHENRGLNPYIEDVARRVAVAGYVAFAPDALFPLGGYPGSDDKGREMQAKRDPAQMTEDFIAAAQWLAAHDGCNGKVGVVGFCYGGGMSNTLAVRLPDVILAAVPFYGRQPAAEDVPKIKAALLIHNAEMDQKVNEGWPAYEAELKKANVRYTAHMYPGANHGFHNDTTPRYDAAAAKLAWERTLAFFNETLKAG